Part of the Capsicum annuum cultivar UCD-10X-F1 chromosome 12, UCD10Xv1.1, whole genome shotgun sequence genome is shown below.
TAAATCTCTGAATCCGAAAACCATTGTACACTATGAGAACTTGTCCTAGTGAGTTTAAAAGTTTATGCCAGAATACAAAGCAcaaacacgaaaaagaaaatgaagcaaTTCATACGTAACAGCCCTTGTACAAAATGTAACAATAATAAGTGCATTTCATGTCCACTGATGAATTGGTATAAAGATTATGAAACAAGTGCAGTTTTCATAGGCTTTTGTGGGTAATAGGGAGGATAATTTAAGATTAAAGGGGCAATAATATCTGGAACTCATTTAGAAACTGTCAAAATATAGACAATGCCCATGTTTTCTTATGACTGTCGCAGcttgcgcacctcgactaattccaagGATATCTGCTACCTCCAACCAACACAAGCCTATCCCCCAAGTCTAAAACAGTTTAGAACAAATCACCTAGTATCAGGTGTTGGTTGTATAAAGTGTTTTAAGAAATTTACACCACCTATTCTAGCCATTATGTTAAAATATTGGGTTGGATGCTCAGATAGTTTACACAACTACTCTAGCTCCGCCCCTGGCTACTTTAACTTGTCGCCTATGTAATGGAGTTGTAAAAAGTCATCAACACTTTTGTTGAGTTCTTAATTTTCAAGAGAGGCTTGGGCAAAGCTTTACGTTAAGCTGGCAAGGGATTACAAGGTCAACATCCCGTTGGCAGGATGAAATCACATGGACGAGTTCTCATTCTAGTGTAAGATCAGCTActtctcatattttgaggatgtgTTTAGCATGTGCATATACCAAATCTGGCCAGAAAGGAACAACAGACACTTTTAGAAGAAAGTTGGTGCAATGAAGATAGTGGTGAGAAAGATAGTATAAGATGTGTTTTTTTGTTGCACGTAAGCAGTTTAAGCTTGCAATGACATTAGCACAACTGAATTTCTACCGTGTATAAGTTGAAATGTAGGTAGATTAATTAGGAGTTACTAAGTTGTGTTATCAGACTTAGTTTTTGATGTGTTGTAATGATCTCTTTAGTAATAAATGGAGTTTAGTTACCAAAAAAAGTGATTATGATTAGGTAACTAATTAAGCCACTTAGCCGATCAACGTAATTTTTTTAGAGCATTTCATATGTAGCTTACACATATTAACTAGGTTTACAAATCTCAACAACTAGGgctcatttattttcataaaaattaaaactttaaaagcAAGGGATTCACAGAGTAGCTCGACAACTCAATTTGGGAGAAGGTTCTGCCAAGGAGGAGGGGAATGCTTGGCCCAACTTATTCACCTTTAACCGTACAACATCTACTGGTATGAATCTTAATTTTAAAGCCCCAACTGTTATTGACGGCAGACGTAATCCTAGAAGCACCTAAAATTGATCAGACGGCGGAAGAAATACTAGAAGCACCTGAATTGATCAGACGGCAGACGTAATACTAGAGCTACTTCTATGGCAGGTATTAAGGGGGTTGCAACTAGAACCATTAGTGTCATTGATCAGCCGGAGATCAATTGAAAAGGAAAGCTAGCCAACACTCTCCGCCCTGACTGCCTATCTACTTGTGCTCGTAGCTCGATCAGAAATCAAATTATGGTTCGACTGAGGAATCTACAGTGAATATTCACCAAGACAAAGTATGATATTAAGTGAAGGAAAgcagaattttaaaaaaaagttacttGCATTCCCACCAAAACAGAACAACGTAGAAAGGTAAACATAAAGATTTGGGGAGGGATAAGTTGGGTAATTGACGGTAGATTTAACCGTACAACATCTACTGGTATGACTCTTAATTTTAAATCCCCAACTATTATTGACGGCACACGAAATACTAGAAGCATCTGAAATTGATCAGACGATAGACGTAAAACTAGAAGCACCTGAAATTGATCAGTCGGCAGACGTAATACTAGATATACTTCTATGGCAGGTATTAAGGGGGTTGCCACTAGCACCATTAGTGTCATTGATCAGCCAGAGATCAACTGAAAAGGAAAGCTAGCCAGCACTCTCCGCCCTAACTGCCTATCTACTTATGCTCGTAGCTCAATTAGAAATCAAATTATGGTCCAACTGGGGAATCTAAAGTGAATATTCACCAAGACGAAGTATGATATTAAGTGAAGAAAAgcagaatttttaaaaaaagttacttGCTTTCCCACCAAAACAGAACAGCATAGAAAGAGAAACATAAAAATTTGGGGAGGGAGAAGTTCGGTAATTGATGGTAGATTTAATCGTACAACATCTACTGGTATGACTCTTAATTTTAAACCCCCAACTGTTATTGATGGCAGACGTAATACTAGAAGCACCTAAAATTGATCAGATGGCAGATGTAATACTTGAAGCACTTGAATGAAGATCCATATAGCTAATCCAGTAGTATTAGTGTTATTCTCACAGTTTTTGTTCTTCGATCTCTGTTACAATCTGTAGTGTCTTGTACTTCGGTTATCGTATTATTTAGTTATTCTTCAATTTTAGAATGCTGTGTAATGCTTCCCTTAGTAATATCAGTTATTTGTCTGTTCTTCAAGTCCTTACTGTCATTGTTGTTACATGTAATATCATTTATTTTCCATTACTTgatcagaaataagaaaaatcaatGTTAACCCTCATACAGATACTAAAGTGCATCCACAGTTCAAGGATTCTACATTTTGGTTTAGTTGCTGCATAGCAGGTATTTAAGCCCCAACTTTAACTTCTATAGTGCCCCCTCGGCCATTGGTTTTTGGAATGGTTAGTGTGTCTCAGAAGTTCTTAAAATAGTATATGGATCAgtactagtgaatcgaaataggccacataCAGCTTCACTAGACAGcaaaccacaacaagaacaacaaaatgtCAACAAAAATGCTaatgaatcgaaataggccacacacggctttaCTAAACTTCAAGATTACAACAAAAATCAGATTTTAAGAGTACAAGATTGCAACAAGTTGTAGTGAATCGAAattggccccacacggcttcactacttCAAAACTGAAATGAACTCAACTAGTAAATAGAGTAAATGAACACTTACATAAGTAGCTTCAGCTTTCTCATTTACCTAACTTTCATCACTTTTCTTGAGATGAGTTCGAAAATAAAATTCTGAAATAGAAGGATCTTTTCCAGTAGATTCTTTCTATATTCGAAAAAAGATATGTATGTTATCAACAttgaatatgatattattttcttcaaagaaatatatttgaaaagATTTATAATTACCATTCTCTTATAGATCAATCGATGAGGTACACAACCACCGGTATGAAGTGATGCACCGGCATTTGAATCACGATTCTCTTTATTTCGTTCAGACTTTGTTTTGAACTCATCAGACTCCCAATACATCTTCATCTCCTTGAATACTGCATCTCCCATCCAATGTGGTTTCCGAGGCAATTTTTTTCTAACATCTTGAAAAAGTTGGGTCATTTTTTAAGATGtccttttattaaaattagacCATATAGCATCATTATAGCATCATTATAGTGAGGAAGACACTTAAATTTCTTATGCATAtatcaaatgaataaaatattagtTATATAGTCCCCCaattatatttatacatgaaTCAGAATGTATAAATTTTTTACCTTGAATTCCTCAAACCACATCTCGCGAGTAGACTCTGGAAACTTCTTCCATGATGGTCTAGCCAATTCAAACTTACTCCGAATGCAATTAGCAATACCATCAAGTTACCTTGTATGGATCAAACCTACATAACATATAGTAGTTATCAAACATATGCACGTATAAATAGTCCatcaaaatatatgtattattaaaCATTAGTCGTATTACCCATTCCCTTTAGGTACAATCCATATTTGATTATCATCATCTATATTGTCAACTATATTAGGTGAGGTGGCTGGAGTCCTGTTGGCCGATGGCGACATTAATGGTTTAGAATCTTGATTTGTAGGTTGGGCCGGATTAAATTGAGGTGGAGATTCAATAATAGCAGGCTGGGGTTGGTTGATACCAAGATTAGGTTGAGACTCATTTAAATGAAGTAGACTAGTGTGGAAATAGAGGGGTTGTGATGGTATTATGGAAGGCACAACAATGTTATAAGTCTGGGATTGATTGACCTTAGGATTTGGTTGATGTGAGGAAGAGTTATTCACATCAGGTGAACCAGAATGAGATTGAAGGGATCCTGACGGAATTATGGGAGGCAATTGAACTGTTTGTCGCTCTAGTgtctgttttttttttacttgaattctTTTCTTTTCCATTAGGAAATCCAGCTCTTTTAGATCCTACACCTAGCATCTGCAACAAATaaaaacagaaaaaataatatattaatgatTTAATTGATGAACAACATATGAATAAAGGTGATCGATAAACATTTTGAGTAACAATATccatcccaaaataatgatgcaGTAGATATGATTTGGCAGTAGATAGCCGTAGTAGATCACAAAGTTTCAGAGAAACATGATCAACCTATTATTCAGAAAGGAGCAGGGCAATGACAATGGTGTGCAAACTACGTAGCTGGGGAACGAGGCAGAACTATAGTACTTTGGGATCAGACTTAAACTTCAAACCTCTAGCTATGAGCAATCAGTTTGTACATGGAAGAATGCAAGTTAACAGCATtgattttgaatgtgattttataGTTGTGTATGGTCTACATACCATACAAGACAGAACTAGTATGTGGTCAGGCCTCAAGAACTTGTCAGATACTTTTCAACTATCGTGGGTGATCATTGGAGATTTTAAAACAATCTTGGAAGTGGATGATAGAGTGGGGAGTCTAGTGCAGGATACTGAAATAAGAGACTTCTCCAACTTCTTCCAAGACATGGACATATCTGAATTAAAATCAGTTGGCAGAACTTACACATGGACTAACAGTCACGTCCATAGCAAGCTAGACAAGGCTATAGTAAATGCTGAATGGGTACAGAAGTTTAACCATTTAGAGGCTGAGGTGATGGACCCGGGATGCTTGGATCATTCTCCAATTGCAATCATGTTAGATGAAAAGAGATCTACTGAAAGATgacccttttaaattttttaatattttaggtGATCACGACGAGTTCTTAAGCACTGTGCAACAAGTTTGGTCAGAGCCTATATTAGGTAATAATATGAAGGGTGTTTAGAATAGAATGAAGTTGGTTAAAATAGGTCTGAAGAGGCTGAATACAAAGGAGTTTAATAGTATTAAGGACAAGGTTCAGATGATTAGAGATAAACTAGCTGCAATCCAAATTCAAATGAGAGACATTAACCAACTCCCTGAACTATTAAGGAAAgtaggtaatttttttttaaatggagggagtaattacTTTTAACAACTAGATtgtttaatttagtttcttttacttttttactAAATTATACTATCAACATTATTCTTTTCATAGATTTATCTCATATATTCACTGTCAGTGATTTCTTTACAATCAACCCAatatagataattattttttttatatagtgaGTGTTTAAATGGTAAAACCGATTTGTGATATCATGTGTGTATGAAAAGGGAACCAGATGAGAAAATGACATTATAGAGGAGTACGACAAAGGCCATGGGGAAAATGGGCGGCCGAAATACGTGACCCAAAGAAGGCTGCACGAGTGTGGCTGGGAACATTTGATACTGCTGAAGCTGCGACACTTGTTTATGATGAAGATGCACTTAGATTCAAAGGCAAAAAatccaaactcaatttccctgaAAGAGTTCAATCTGGAAATACTCAATATCTTGCTataattcatcatcatcatcaacaacaattaTTCGATCATTATCAGCAGCACTATTCgtccaataataataataataataatactttcAACTTAATTCCTCATATGGTCACTCAACCTAATTTGTATCAACAATATTTCCCTAACGTTCATCACTACACAGAATTACTTCCTGCTGGCAGCAACAATAATATTGATCATATGATGAATTTTGGGGTTTCAGAACCAAATTTTTATCATCAACAATCATCATCAGGAGGTAATTTTGCTTCTCCGAATACATCACTGGAATTAcattaacaataacaacattaaTCAAGTTATTATCATAATCAAGAAGAAGACTTTCTGAGATTTCCAATGAATTTTTGGAATTCTTCAACTAGTACTGGACCACCTAGTGAAAGTAATTGGGATGATTTTGGACCTAGAAAGTAATTTCTTCATCTTAATTTTAAGTTGGTCATGTGAAGACATGAAGGTATCTTGAGGATGCCTGTAAGTCTGTAGTGATTTATGTTagctttgttttttatttatttatttccactTTATGAAGTAAAATCCTGCGCTTTTCTTTTCAAAGTAGTTCTGTTATCATGAATCTATACGAAATATATTTGTGCACTTTTCTACGCTGAAAATTATTACCATTTCCTTTACTTCACCTTTCCCCCCAAATTCCTACTCCAATAAGTATTTCATCAAGCATCTAAGTTAATTATGCATAGATCTTCTAGTGTAAGtgtttttaaaaaagatatttacaAATAAGCCTCTTTAAAAATTGAGTTTGTAACTCCAACCAAGTTATATAGTTAAAAACTTATTTGTTGCCTGCTTATCGATCAACTGTTAGGAcatgtggagttttgatgatagacagatGAATGAAACATGTTTTAAAATCTGGTCCATCTAAGTGAACAAAGCTAAGCTGCAGACAAGTTATGGATAAGATGTCTCTGCGTACAAATAGAAATGGATAATATCTATCACATCAGAAGTTGAGTGGAATAAAAAGTTCTGCAAAAGAGTCCTAGTCAAGATGAAGAGAAACATAAAATAGTGCAGAAGTTGGATTGATCAAGGAGTCCAGCAATAAGAGACGAAACTCCTATTAAATCCAAGAGAGAAAGAGGCGGCAACAACAATGGAAGAGTCACTTGATAGAGTCATACTGGAGAGAGTAGTAGACATCAAAAAGGACATTATTAGTGGAGGgcttaaatacaacaaacaaaattaaaaagctGGGTACTCAAGCActgaaaagaaaatcaacaatcagcatatcaattcacatacttgaagaagaacctgatctcttacttagcaagtcgtagactgtgtgtagtaggtaggttctttgagttgtaatgagtcatttttctagtctcagtgatctataaactgtgttaggaattgtgtcttcaagttggggaactcgaagacttgggaacacttatcttgggaagatttgtgtttttgtagtgataggagttagaagttttaattcctagtttacaagaagtcttatAATTCTGTTGATTGTTGAAGCTCAagtattatagtgaagttggggttaaatcctgtagaggtacaggttgtgattttttacacctttcttgagttGGGTGTTTTCTacgtaaaaacactgtgttcagtATTTACTTCCGTGAACCACGtctacttacttgttccacagataggtaATTAGTTGGGCTTGTACTataacaagtggtattagagcgaGGTTGTGTTAAAAAAGGCTagtacctaagaaaagatcaatatgtgaattccgcacctcctactggtcacagtgaaggtcagtcaactactagaccttCAATTTTTTATGGCTCTTATTTTATCTGGTGGAAAGCAAAGATGGAGATGTTTATTCAAGGTGAGGATTATGAATTATGGGACAGGATTACTGATGGTTCCATTATTCCAATGAAGACGGTgatggtgaacaagtcaagaaagtaaggagtgaatttactcctgaTAACTTATTGGctttgaagaaaaatgcaaaggcCAAGAACATCTTGGTATGTGGactaggacctgctgaatacaacagGGTATCCACTTgcaccactgctaagcaaatttgggatgcactggtAAATGCGCATGAAGGCacttctcaagtaagaaaattcaggatctTTCTCCttttcactgagtatgaggctttcaaaatgaaggaaaatgaaaccttgcatgaaatgatgacaaggcttaccacTTTAACAAATAAGCTGAATTTCTTAGGAAAAGTCATCTCAaggaagaacaagttgaaaaggtactgagggtattacctaaatcaaaatggaatgtcAAGGTGACTGCAATCAGGGAGGCGAATAAGGATCTTGAAGGCATGACTCTAGATGAAATAGTAGaaacttaaggacttatgaaatggaagttTATGGAGTCAAACAACGAGCAGCTCCTGAGAAAATCTTAGCATTGAaagcttctgatagtgatgaggaatttgaacttgataaggagcaagttgccttcataactaagaacttcagcaaattcttcaaGAAGAAAAAGGGAACAAGTACTAAGAAATATTctaatgacaatccaaatgggtGCTACAAATGTGGCAAAACTGATCATCAGACTAGAGACTGTccagtctgggaaatagaatggaagaaggaaagggctgaaaaggaactgaaggcaaaaataaaagaggagCATGCAATAATAGTAGCCTGGGGATCTGATtcagatgaagatgaagttgatgaaactgcATTCATGGCCCTTGGGGATTCAGATCTAGATGAAAAAGATGAGGaatctgaggtaagtatactcgaactcaaagaaaaactaaaattattctCAAAGtcaaaacttgtttccttgatgattgcattgattgatgatttccaagagttaacctctgatagggatgaattgttcaacaATCTAGCAAGTCTTAAATTTGATCTTATTGATTTAAAGGCTTTCTCAGATACAGTTGACAAGAAAAATTGCATTCTCAAGAAACAGATTGCAGAACTTGAGATTTCAAACAACAATCTTAGGTCTGAAGTTCTCAAATTAACTCTCACTAAAAATGGGAAGAaggccatgagtaaagaacaagaaaatgctgaacttgagcttgttaaatacaaacaagaatgtcatgatttaactaaaaaaatgaataagttgaaTCAGGAAATCTCTAAACTAAAATTGGATCTTGAAAGGGCAAACAGGTGGACAAACTCCTCTAGAATTGTTCACAAATTAAGTGagaaaaatttcaatgaaaaggcagGTTTGGGATTCCACAAAAGTTTTGATGATCCAAAAGATTTATTTTACATCTGTGGAAATCTTAGACATCCCACCATTGAATGTCCAGTAGCTGCAAAAAGCAGATCAAATAGTCAAAACCTGGCTAATAGATCTTCTCAGACCAAAAGGGACAAAACTAGTTCTGATCAGAGAAATAGGTTGCACTACATGTTGCCTACATGGACTAAGAGAAATTTCTAAGAGAAATTTAATTCATACTTTCACTCATAAAAGAGGACCCAAGCCTGTCTAGGTTCCTAAGGCTAACCTTTGAATTCTTTTGCAGGAGAAGGTGAAAGGAAACAAAAGGCACTGGTAGTTAGACAGTGCTTGCTaaagacacatgactggtgataagaaaaatttcctttcactctccaaaataaatagaggaggagtttcttttggtgatggaaaaaagaGAATCATAACTGAAATtggaaaaattggctcatctaAGTCAAAAATATTGGAggatgtctatcttgtagaaggattAAAGCATAATCTGTTGAGCATCTTACAGctgtgtgataaaggtaataaagttatttttactgtTGCAGGAGTCAAGGTCAAAAAGATGGATACTAAAGAGGTTTTGCTCACTGCAAGgagatacaaaaatatatacaaagcTGACATCATGGCACTACCAGGACCTGAGCTGACTTGTCTGAGTGctatagaaaatgatcccctcctttggcacagaagacttggtcatgcaagtctaaaataactaaatatactttcatccaaagacatggtattgggaTCATGTAGTGTATGTAAGAGGGAAGAAAAGTTAGTAGTGCATGTGTAAGAGGGAAGAAGGTAAGATCCTTTTTTAAGTCAAAGAATCATTTTAGTACtaccaagtgccttgacctgTTCATAGACTTATGTGGACCCATGAGACTTTAAAGTAGAGGAGGAAAAAGGTATGTGtttgtaattgttgatgactattccatgttTACTTAGACTTTGTTTCTAGCCTCAAAAGAAGATACCTTTGGTGTCTTTGAaatcttcattaagaaaattgaaaagaaactaggcacttcATTAGTTTTCATAAGGTCTGACCATGGTTAAGAATTTAAGaatgtaaaattcttgaaatactgTTCAGGAAATGGTATAGATCACAACTTCTCAGCacctagaacaccacaacaaaatagagtggtggagaggaaaaataaaactttggaagatatggctagaacaatgatgcttgcagcaaatgttgctaaaaacctttgggacgaggcaataagtactgcagcatatatcataaatagatgcatgatcagacctttgttagagaagactccctatgaattactaaaaggaagaaagcctAACATCTCTCACCTTAGAATCTTTGGATGTAAatatttcatacataataatggaaaggataatttgggaaaatttgatgctaaaagtgatgagggaatcttcttaggatATTCACTTTATAGTAAAGCATATAAGATTTTTAACAACAGAAcaaactgtgttgaagaaagcatgcatgtgatctttgatgaatcctgtgttaagactaacctgcagAAAGAAAATGATGTTGAGGAACAGGTTACATAACCCGGTTCATTGACTGAAGCTACCAAACTTGGAGGCATTTCAACAGAGGGAACTAAAGCTGAAGGCACAGTGACGGGGGAACTGAGTCACCAACTACCCCAAATCAAAATGTCATTAGTGATCCCAGTAGCTCACTAGGCTTGATTCCAAAAGGGTACAAGGATCAAGGATCACATCCTACAGAAAATGTTCTCACTGAACTCACCTCTGGGATTACTACAAGATCTAGACTGAGAAGTATGTGTGCTTTCAAGGCATTTCTATCAGAAATAGAGCCAAAGAAGATAACTGAAGCATTGCTTGATGCTGATTGGATCATACCTATGCAGGAAGAGCTGAATCagtttgaaagaagcaaagtatGACACTTAGTTCCTTTTCCAAAAGACAGATCAGTAATTGAAACTAAGTGGGTGTATAggaataaagttgatgagcatggaacatTCACAAGAAACAAGTCAAggttggtggtccaaggatataaCCAAGAGGAAGGAATcgactttgatgagacttttgctcctgtTGCAAGACTGAAAGCTATAAGATTACTTGTTGCCTTTACTGCCTACAAGGAGTTTATACTCTATCAGATGGATATGAAGAGTGCATTTCTGAATGGCTTTCTTAAAGAGGAGGTGTATTTCAAGAAACCTCCAGGATTTGAAAGCAAGGAGTTTCCTGATCATGTGTATAAACTAGATAAAGCCTTGTATGGGCTGAAACAAGCACCTAGAGCTTGgtttgatacttgaaatgtgaattcatgacttgaaaatgatttagtttAGTTACTTGAGAAATGAATTAGagagttaaaaatggttaagtgtagtgttttgaaatgtttaCTAATCACTTAaaaagtggattagcgacttgaaaatggtttaatgtagttcttgaaaggtgaacttgtgttttgaaatttgtaaagtggaaTCACTTGAAaacgtgaattcatgacttgaaattggtttagtgttaatacttgaaatgtgaaagcATGACTTgtaattggtttagtgttgatacttgaaatgtgaattaatgacttaaaaatggttaagtttagtcacttgagaagtgaattagagagtttaaaatggtttagtgttttgaaatgtgtactattgacttcaaattaatcaagtgtagttacttaagaagtgaattagtgacttgataatggtttagtgtagttacatgaaagatgaacttgtgttttga
Proteins encoded:
- the LOC107850699 gene encoding uncharacterized protein LOC107850699 is translated as MVLLIAFGVSLNWLDHHGRSFQSLLARCGLRNSRKKLPRKPHWMGDAVFKEMKMYWESDEFKTKSERNKENRDSNAGASLHTGGCVPHRLIYKRMNEFERKKQKILAVQSASAVDGETNSASQPTQLTEMDI